Proteins encoded within one genomic window of Girardinichthys multiradiatus isolate DD_20200921_A chromosome 21, DD_fGirMul_XY1, whole genome shotgun sequence:
- the LOC124857725 gene encoding sialic acid-binding Ig-like lectin 14 isoform X2, which translates to MAALSENVLTVNMLLIVFFLPGVSADCGDLKPALFITTPKKIEALNGSCLHIPCSFNTKQTTFNNSRTIYGIWMKHIAGFRNPASSIFNSSGSVNTYSLNITGNLREGNCTTLFPDLKTSYTDKYFFRVENGPFRATACADPLQITVKDSPWSPSINISGGDLKEHQSVTITCSALTPCPHSPPELTWNLQQDSHRQTEKNTDGTFTTKIQENITLSDTHDGYIRCSARYPVNGGNKTAETAVTLSVSYAPRNTSASISPSGLVSAGSWVELNCSSRAKPPASFTWFRNSKHGAINVSVGQVYSFNVTEGGEFYCVATNDLGNETSSVILLNTKGTSSPNVQLHNRLRPKHTRRLLFKPMKQRKNFIMRT; encoded by the exons ATGGCAGCTCTGTCTGAGAACGTGTTGACAGTCAACATGTTACTGATTGTCTTCTTCCTTCCAG GTGTTTCAGCTGATTGTGGTGATCTAAAACCAGCTCTGTTCATCACTACACCAAAGAAGATTGAAGCACTGAATGGATCTTGTTTGCACATCCCATGTAGCtttaatacaaaacaaacaacatttaacaACAGCAGAACTATTTATGGTATCTGGATGAAACATATAGCAGGTTTTAGGAATCCAGCTTCTTCTATTTTCAACAGCAGTGGGTCAGTTAACACCTATTCTCTGAATATTACTGGAAACCTCAGAGAGGGAAACTGCACCACTCTGTTTCCTGATTTAAAAACCAGTTATACAGACAAATACTTCTTCAGAGTTGAGAACGGGCCGTTCAGAGCAACAGCTTGTGCTGATCCTCTTCAGATAACAGTTAAAG ATTCTCCTTGGAGTCCCAGCATTAACATCTCTGGTGGTGATCTGAAGGAGCATCAGTCTGTCACTATAACCTGCTCAGCTTTGACTCCCTGTCCACACTCACCTCCTGAACTCACCTGGAATCTCCAACAAGACTCTCacagacaaacagagaaaaacacagatggaaCCTTTACAACTAAAATCCAGGAGAACATCACTCTGTCAGACACACATGATGGATACATCAGATGTTCTGCCAGATATCCTGTGAATGGAGGAAACaagacagcagagacagcaGTGACTCTCAGTGTTTCAT ATGCTCCTAGAAACACTTcagcatccatcagtccatcaggTTTGGTGTCAGCAGGTAGCTGGGTGGAGCTGAACTGCTCCAGCAGAGCCAAGCCTCCTgccagcttcacctggttcaggaACAGCAAACATGGAGCCATTAATGTATCTGTGGGGCAGGTTTACAGCTTCAATGTTACTGAGGGAGGAGAGTTTTACTGTGTGGCTACAAATGATCTGGGTAATGAGACGTCATCAGTGATCCTACTTAATACTAAGG GTACTTCAAGTCCAAACGTCCAACTCCACAACAGACTCAG ACCCAAACATACCAGGAGGTTGCTGTTcaagccaatgaaacagaggaAGAACTTCATTATGAGGACTTAG
- the LOC124857725 gene encoding sialic acid-binding Ig-like lectin 7 isoform X1, translating into MAALSENVLTVNMLLIVFFLPGVSADCGDLKPALFITTPKKIEALNGSCLHIPCSFNTKQTTFNNSRTIYGIWMKHIAGFRNPASSIFNSSGSVNTYSLNITGNLREGNCTTLFPDLKTSYTDKYFFRVENGPFRATACADPLQITVKDSPWSPSINISGGDLKEHQSVTITCSALTPCPHSPPELTWNLQQDSHRQTEKNTDGTFTTKIQENITLSDTHDGYIRCSARYPVNGGNKTAETAVTLSVSYAPRNTSASISPSGLVSAGSWVELNCSSRAKPPASFTWFRNSKHGAINVSVGQVYSFNVTEGGEFYCVATNDLGNETSSVILLNTKGFIFLVAIVVGVILLICLVLSVWYFKSKRPTPQQTQTQTYQEVAVQANETEEELHYEDLAFLQRRPEASSVSVQDNGQQETLYSQVKVSDDSPEDLYAQVKKRTSVSAV; encoded by the exons ATGGCAGCTCTGTCTGAGAACGTGTTGACAGTCAACATGTTACTGATTGTCTTCTTCCTTCCAG GTGTTTCAGCTGATTGTGGTGATCTAAAACCAGCTCTGTTCATCACTACACCAAAGAAGATTGAAGCACTGAATGGATCTTGTTTGCACATCCCATGTAGCtttaatacaaaacaaacaacatttaacaACAGCAGAACTATTTATGGTATCTGGATGAAACATATAGCAGGTTTTAGGAATCCAGCTTCTTCTATTTTCAACAGCAGTGGGTCAGTTAACACCTATTCTCTGAATATTACTGGAAACCTCAGAGAGGGAAACTGCACCACTCTGTTTCCTGATTTAAAAACCAGTTATACAGACAAATACTTCTTCAGAGTTGAGAACGGGCCGTTCAGAGCAACAGCTTGTGCTGATCCTCTTCAGATAACAGTTAAAG ATTCTCCTTGGAGTCCCAGCATTAACATCTCTGGTGGTGATCTGAAGGAGCATCAGTCTGTCACTATAACCTGCTCAGCTTTGACTCCCTGTCCACACTCACCTCCTGAACTCACCTGGAATCTCCAACAAGACTCTCacagacaaacagagaaaaacacagatggaaCCTTTACAACTAAAATCCAGGAGAACATCACTCTGTCAGACACACATGATGGATACATCAGATGTTCTGCCAGATATCCTGTGAATGGAGGAAACaagacagcagagacagcaGTGACTCTCAGTGTTTCAT ATGCTCCTAGAAACACTTcagcatccatcagtccatcaggTTTGGTGTCAGCAGGTAGCTGGGTGGAGCTGAACTGCTCCAGCAGAGCCAAGCCTCCTgccagcttcacctggttcaggaACAGCAAACATGGAGCCATTAATGTATCTGTGGGGCAGGTTTACAGCTTCAATGTTACTGAGGGAGGAGAGTTTTACTGTGTGGCTACAAATGATCTGGGTAATGAGACGTCATCAGTGATCCTACTTAATACTAAGG GATTTATTTTCTTGGTCGCAATTGTAGTTGGAGTCATTTTGTTAATCTGCCTGGTTCTTTCTGTTTG GTACTTCAAGTCCAAACGTCCAACTCCACAACAGACTCAG ACCCAAACATACCAGGAGGTTGCTGTTcaagccaatgaaacagaggaAGAACTTCATTATGAGGACTTAGCCTTCCTCCAGAGGCGGCCTGAAGCTTCCTCAGTCTCAGTGCAGGACAATGGCCAGCAGGAGACATTGTACTCTCAGGTCAAAGTGTCTGATGACAGTCCAGAGGATCTCTATGCACAAGTGAAGAAGAGAACTTCTGTCAGTGCTGTTTGA